Genomic window (Acidobacteriota bacterium):
TCAACTACGTCTAAAGGTGCAACTCCGACCTGTCAACCGAGGCAAAAATCCCCAACCGAGGGCAAGAATCCCGATTTGGAAACCGAACGACCGACGTTCGGCAACCGCGTCAATCGATGGGATCGATCCGAATCCGGATCGCTTCCGTGCCGTTTGCGATCATCATCGAAAGGTCCCGGCCCTTGGGAACGACAAAACACTCGTCGGCGCTTCGGCTGATTTCCTTTGAGTTCCGTTCGCGGAACGCAAGACTTCCCTGACGGACGAAATAGAACAGGAATTCGCCGGTATCCACGATCGGCATTTCGACGTTGCCGGTCGCGCGCCAGACCTCAACGTCCGCCAATCCGCCGGTCGCCGTGCCGATCGCGAGCCTGCATTTTTCGATCGCTCCGTCGCGATCCCAGATCGCCTCCGAAAAACGGTGATGCAGAAATCTCTGACCGCCAAAATCGCGTTCGGGATCGACCCGTCCATTGGGCAGGTCGAACTCGTGTTCGGCGAAGGTCGGATGTTCGGCCGGTGTTCCGACCTCGAGAACTTCGAATCCGTCAGAGCATTCGATGACGCGGTGACGAATTTCGGGCGGCTGCAGGACGCAGTCGCCGGCGCGAAACTCGAACGGCCCGCCCTGATCCTCGTAAACGAGCCATGCGCTTCCCTTCAGGCAGTAGATCATCTGGAAACGAACACGGTGATAATGGACGTAATCCGGGATCGGCCCGCCGTTTCGAATTCTGATATGCGAGGCGATCACGCGTCCGCCAAGCCTGTCAGGAATGAGGTCGCGATATTCCATTCCGGCGCGCCCGACGTGCCATTCGCCGTCGGAGGCTTGTTTCCTGTGCGATTCGATCCGGATCGATTCTCCATCGCGGCTCAACACCGCTTCGCGGGGCGCGTCGGCCGGAAAGATCATCTCCAGCCGAAAACCCTGCGACAGATAAGAAGCGATTTCCGCGTCGAATTCCATTGATTCCATAGATGATTCGAGCTTTGGGCTGCGAGCTTTGGGCTGCGAGCGCACCTCACAGCTCACAGCTCACAGCTCACAGCTCGCAGCTCGAAAATATCGTTTGACTTACGACTCGAACAAACGGGCTGCGATATCCTTTCGCGCGATCGAGGCCTGTTCGCCGGTCGCCATATCTTTCACCGCCACGACGCCTTCGGCGACCTCGCTTTCGCCCAGAACGCATACGTGTTTGACGCCAATCTGGCCGGCATACTTGAACTGCTTTCCGAGTTTCTCGGCTTCCGGATAGACGAGAACACGCAAACCCGCGGCGCGAAGTTCCGAAGCGAGCCGCATCGATTCGCCGACCGATTCTTCGCTCCAAACGGTCACCATCACGTCGGCCGCGCTGTTCGACAATTCAGGCGGGAACATACCGCGCTCTTCCATCACGACGAGAATCCGCTCGAGCCCCAGCGAGAAACCGCATGCCGGAATCTGTTCCTTGCCGAACATTCCGATCAGGCCGTCGTAGCGCCCGCCGCCGCCGAGGCTGCCGGCGAGGTCCGGAACACTGATCTCGAAGATCGCGCCGGTGTAATACGAAAGACCGCGAGCGAGACTTGGAAAAACACGGATTTGGGGGCCGAATGTCGTGCCAACCAAATCACAAATTTGCTGCATTTGATCGATACCAAATCGTCCATCCGCTGTATCGCCGAAACTACCACGAAGCATATTGAGTATGTCGGAATGCGCCATTCCTTTCGCATACATTTCACGAAGCCGCAATTCTCTTACTCCGAAAAAATCGAGCAATTCATCGCACGAATCTTGACTGATACCTCTTTCGATCAGATCCTTGGTAACGCCATCAATCCCGATCTTGTCGAGTTTGTCGATAGCGACAAGCGTCGTATTCTGTTTGTCCTTCGATACGCCGCAATCTTCA
Coding sequences:
- the hisS gene encoding histidine--tRNA ligase, coding for MSKTQPARGMRDFLPADVRKRNYVIGVIKQVYESYGFEPLETPSVENLETLMGKYGEEGNQLVFKILKRGEKLDISKGESGLADLALRYDLTVPLARVVANYRNELPKFFKRYQIQPVWRADRPARGRYREFYQCDVDAIGSSSMIVEAELISAVCEILKRLGFDDFEIRLNHRLLLQEILEDCGVSKDKQNTTLVAIDKLDKIGIDGVTKDLIERGISQDSCDELLDFFGVRELRLREMYAKGMAHSDILNMLRGSFGDTADGRFGIDQMQQICDLVGTTFGPQIRVFPSLARGLSYYTGAIFEISVPDLAGSLGGGGRYDGLIGMFGKEQIPACGFSLGLERILVVMEERGMFPPELSNSAADVMVTVWSEESVGESMRLASELRAAGLRVLVYPEAEKLGKQFKYAGQIGVKHVCVLGESEVAEGVVAVKDMATGEQASIARKDIAARLFES
- a CDS encoding cupin domain-containing protein encodes the protein MESMEFDAEIASYLSQGFRLEMIFPADAPREAVLSRDGESIRIESHRKQASDGEWHVGRAGMEYRDLIPDRLGGRVIASHIRIRNGGPIPDYVHYHRVRFQMIYCLKGSAWLVYEDQGGPFEFRAGDCVLQPPEIRHRVIECSDGFEVLEVGTPAEHPTFAEHEFDLPNGRVDPERDFGGQRFLHHRFSEAIWDRDGAIEKCRLAIGTATGGLADVEVWRATGNVEMPIVDTGEFLFYFVRQGSLAFRERNSKEISRSADECFVVPKGRDLSMMIANGTEAIRIRIDPID